The Brachyhypopomus gauderio isolate BG-103 chromosome 17, BGAUD_0.2, whole genome shotgun sequence genome includes a window with the following:
- the cep170ba gene encoding centrosomal protein of 170 kDa protein B isoform X2 has product MSVTSWFLVSSSGTRHRLPREMIFVGREDCELMLQSRSVDKQHAVINYDPATDEHLVKDLGSLNGTFVNDLRIPDQTYITLKLSDVVRFGYDSHVYIMERSQHKVPEEALKHEKYTSQLQMGVKAQESGTSEQAEEKSSSTDLPHSKLDKGERKAPADPPLSKPTPLYGQPSWWGDVDEENTDQQSVPNDHGNSEENQKEDSRHDVSRSSCERQNGQDRSIYSYQRDVNYLEIPAMELQSKTKTAASDVQVIPTKDTNSRPPSTPPVVQSHASFTIEFDDCTPGKMKIKDHVTKFSFRQRKTPSKDSIGTPTEVMSAQSKVADWLVQSNSSMMKRASQTEDLYKTKSDHSMHKESLKDRLHHEDRTQSETENFASNTQEVSTSECSPPQPFTPPERGEPLISSTPCSQSQGKLDPQQAFVIELFDDNARKKRSHSFTNNMSPPESHVVLKGRIEKKGSPLPGEQSAPSTAHNPPTQQFSVPLKTSDGPQRSGSLRREKTDIHASTSNFSSRSGSLRMFGSIGRKSKLTQDFQAEFLGVSKPNSLATWEKHTSTSLPAPSTLCMVEKDPPTTSLPPIPSINRTRVSSPPLQEVSSKPLFSPTSPNGTDAKHPKEEDDSLSDAGTYTIEAEGPDKELEEAHNKIDQVFGVRDCPERSSQPSAATVYRPVEGDREGKDSLQLSESSPGPVLGQHPGCGDPAKGPAQESVALATVGPRWVSHWTGLADSYSDSSSLSGTLDIPTKIDQRGGHIVQQSGLARNLDSAELDSSHSLRTRRILPQLPNRERLETSTLSIHIQSDSCPTYDGEERNIGGSCPKEGLQNLHVHDDLDPDSLSESDEGSIVNQGRQISDQRTNKSMLEIKTRTPSKQDHIFTSGEAKIVMDQDSTPRYSTATITRQYGSQKYGKSNSSPEKDSSQNVESSVPLIRQESFTKERSSDDINFMRLPHISTPLSSNDSNAFKAVCSQDTQSYLKETENVLATLEAKLKVQKNGSLPLTVEDSLSGESDVDTSSTVSQRSGRNAAASIPKKPVILNELLKKKKNSSQQAQEQTCFQSTGDASSQFSRTGSAEHYKGDSAKDFKLHRSSGKRGSQDFGSESRSSTTRQLPETVSDQESSSRPAQKKYTISLQKDKSSKSIKNTLVQALSRSHSLSAPKPTRTSMLRRGRLEEASDNDGTEANHPSQNSDAKPSSSKPHDSKKLSRLDILALPRKRTGSFTTPSDTESSTDKTGFSNRSMGSGFSVRKASVPDLKTSAQSAQSAQKGSGLTGKQPIIRGRSSSAKYLSSTMSSRRHQKGSDYTSTSEEEYESNHSTPKHKRSHHSGALHTSRTQNLGPVRALPRTRDSEEEGHEHDAFQNWTTHSAEIARLSQDLAKDLAILAREIHNVAGDEPQSSAAPDTTELVPATPVNDELEHQILESSPNHPKIAQSSVGSMNSDQTITDQGFKQHNWSQEQVAINNGMLNPVSQVSMAIRENTEQLTEKLKLLFHNKSDVWREIEAEVNAADDCLPLESPNKEIMSILRELKGIQKRLEVMNAIIEPSGKSDLMKSLMAGGHSATWERNIRSSPKDWRPPSSQQGGGPSASCRRLGRESDGDSVVV; this is encoded by the exons ACCTTTGTGAACGACCTGCGCATTCCTGACCAGACCTACATTACCCTGAAACTCTCTGATGTCGTTCGCTTTGGATACGAT TCTCACGTTTACATCATGGAGCGCAGTCAACACAAAGTTCCAGAAGAAGCCCTCAAG CATGAAAAGTACACCAGTCAGCTGCAGATGGGGGTGAAGGCTCAGGAGAGCGGGACAAGTGAGCAGGCAGAGGAGAAGAGTTCTTCCACAGACTTGCCTCACTCCAAGCTGGACAAGGGCGAGCGCAAGGCCCCTGCTG ATCCCCCTCTGTCAAAGCCTACTCCCCTGTATGGCCAGCCGTCATGGTGGGGTGATGTTGATGAGGAGAATACAGACCAGCAAAGTGTACCAAATGACCATGGCAATAGTGAAG AAAACCAGAAAGAAGACTCTAGACATGATGTCAGTAGGTCATCCTGTGAGCGTCAAAATGGCCAAGACAGGTCTATTTACTCATATCAACGGGATGTGAATTACCTTGAGATTCCTGCCATGGAGTTGCAGTCAAAGACAAAAACTGCAGCATCAGATGTCCAAGTGATCCCCACAAAGGACACAAACAGTAGACCTCCTTCTACACCCCCTGTAGTGCAGAGTCACGCATCTTTCACCATTGAGTTTGATGACTGCACTCCTGGAAAGATGAAGATCAAAGACCATGTTACGAAGTTTTCCTTCCGCCAACGCAAAACTCCCAGCAAGGACTCTATTGGAACACCAACAGAAGTGATGTCAGCACAGAGCAAAGTTGCTGATTGGCTGGTACAGAGCAATTCAAGTATGATGAAGAGAGCATCTCAGACAGAAGATCTTTACAAAACGAAGAGTGATCATTCCATGCACAAAGAGAGTCTAAAAG ATCGACTTCATCATGAGGACAGAACTCAGTCTGAGACTGAAAATTTTGCCTCAAATACTCAAGAGGTTTCCACTTCAGAGTGTTCACCTCCACAACCTTTCACTCCTCCAGAGAGAGGGGAACCTCTTATAAGCTCAACACCATGTTCTCAAAGTCAAGGCAAACTGGACCCTCAGCAAGCTTTTGTCATTGAATTGTTTGATGACAATGCACGAAAGAAGCGCTCTCATTCCTTTACCAATAACATGTCTCCACCAGAGTCCCATGTTGTTCTGAAAGGAAGAATCGAGAAGAAAGGATCACCACTTCCTGGCGAGCAGTCAGCACCATCAACTGCACATAACCCTCCCACTCAACAGTTTTCTGTTCCTCTGAAAACTTCTGATGGTCCCCAGAGAAGTGGCTCTCTAAGAAGGGAGAAGACTGACATTCATGCCAGTACCTCCAATTTTTCTTCTCGCTCAGGTTCTCTGAGAATGTTTGGCAGCATTGGCCGCAAGTCCAAACTGACCCAGGACTTTCAGGCGGAGTTCCTTGGAGTGTCAAAACCCAACTCGTTGGCCACTTGGGAGAAGCATACATCAACATCCTTACCAGCTCCCAGCACACTCTGCATGGTAGAAAAAGATCCTCCAACCACATCTCTGCCCCCAATTCCTTCCATAAATCGGACCCGTGTCTCATCACCACCCCTACAAGAAGTGTCTTCAAAACCTCTGTTCTCACCCACGTCCCCCAATGGCACAGATGCTAAACACCCAAAGGAAGAGGACGATAGCCTCAGTGATGCTGGCACCTACACTATAGAAGCAGAAGGCCCCGATAAGGAGCTGGAGGAAGCACATAACAAAATTGATCAg GTGTTTGGTGTACGTGATTGCCCTGAGCGGAGCAGTCAGCCCTCAGCAGCAACAGTGTATAGGCCTGTAGAAGGTGACAGGGAGGGCAAGGATAGCCTTCAACTTAGTGAGAGTAGTCCTGGTCCAGTACTGGGCCAGCATCCAGGTTGTGGTGACCCTGCCAAGGGACCAGCACAG GAGTCAGTGGCTTTGGCAACTGTGGGACCCAGGTGGGTTTCCCACTGGACTGGTTTGGCTGACAGCTATTCCGACTCCAGTTCACTGTCGGGAACCTTGGATATACCGACAAAGATAGATCAACGAG GTGGACATATTGTGCAGCAGTCTGGCCTTGCTCGAAACCTTGACAGCGCAGAGCTGGATAGTAGCCATAGCTTAAGAACACGTCGGATTTTACCTCAGTTGCCCAATAGAGAAAGACTGGAAACTTCAACACTCAGCATTCACATCCAGTCAGACTCTTGCCCAACTTATGATGGTGAGGAGAGGAACATTGGAGGTTCATGTCCAAAAGAAGGCCTTCAGAACCTTCATGTCCATGATGATCTGGACCCAGATAGTCTGAGTGAGTCAGATGAAGGCTCTATTGTGAATCAAGGTAGACAAATTAGTGATCAAAGAACAAATAAATCCATGTTGGAGATTAAAACACGGACTCCTTCTAAACAAGACCATATATTTACTTCTGGTGAGGCCAAGATCGTAATGGACCAAGATTCCACTCCCAGGTATTCTACGGCTACTATAACTAGACAGTATGGAAGCCAGAAGTATGGCAAGTCCAATTCATCTCCAGAAAAGGATTCTTCTCAGAATGTGGAAAGCTCTGTGCCACTTATCAGGCAAGAGAGCTTTACCAAGGAAAGGTCCAGTGATGACATAAATTTTATGAGATTGCCCCATATTTCAACTCCATTGTCTAGCAATGATTCGAATGCATTCAAAGCTGTGTGCAGTCAAGATACACAATCTTACCTCAAAGAGACCGAGAATGTCCTTGCAACTTTGGAAGCCAAGCTTAAAGTGCAGAAGAATGGCAGTTTGCCACTCACTGTAGAGGACTCGCTTTCTGGGGAATCAGATGTGGACACTTCTAGTACAGTCAGCCAGCGTAGTGGTAGAAATGCTGCCGCATCCATCCCTAAGAAACCAGTAATCCTCAATGAactcttgaaaaagaaaaaaaactccaGCCAACAAGCTCAAGAACAAACCTGCTTCCAGTCAACTGGTGATGCTTCGTCTCAGTTCAGCAGGACCGGTTCAGCAGAACATTATAAAGGGGACTCTGCTAAGGACTTTAAGTTGCATCGTAGTTCAGGGAAACGTGGATCTCAGGACTTTGGTAGTGAGTCTCGGAGCTCCACCACACGCCAGTTGCCTGAAACTGTCTCAGACCAGGAGTCCAGCTCTCGACCTGCTCAAAAAAAGTATACAATTTCCCTTCAGAAAGACAAGTCAAGTAAAAGTATCAAAAATACACTGGTCCAAGCACTGTCCCGCTCTCACAGCCTCTCTGCACCAAAACCAACAAGGACCTCCATGCTCCGACGTGGCCGTCTAGAAGAGGCATCTGACAATGATGGTACGGAGGCTAACCATCCATCTCAGAACTCTGATGCCAAACCTTCTTCTAGCAAACCCCATGACAGTAAGAAACTTTCAAGACTGGATATCTTGGCTCTGCCAAGAAAGAGAACAGGCTCCTTTACCACACCCAGTGACACAGAGTCCTCAACAGACAAGACTGGTTTTTCCAACCGCAGCATGGGGTCTGGATTTTCAGTGCGGAAGGCATCAGTGCCTGATCTCAAGACCAGTGCCCAGAGTGCCCAGAGTGCACAGAAGGGTTCAGGGTTAACTGGCAAGCAACCAATCATCCGTGGCCGATCCAGTAGTGCAAAATACCTTAGTAGTACAATGA GCTCTAGGAGACATCAAAAAGGCTCTGACTACACCTCCACTTCTGAGGAGGAATACGAGTCTAACCATAGCACCCCTAAACATAAACGCTCCCACCATTCAGGAGCCTTGCATACCTCCAGAACCCAGAATCTGGGTCCAGTGCGGGCTCTGCCCAGAACCAGAGACTCTGAGGAGGAGGGACATGAGCATGATGCCTTTCAAAACTGGACAACTCACAGTGCAGAGATTGCCAG GCTGAGTCAGGACTTGGCCAAAGATTTAGCCATCCTGGCCAGAGAGATTCATAATGTTGCTGGAGATGAGCCTCAGAGTTCTGCTGCTCCTGATACCACGGAGCTAGTCCCTGCTACACCCGTCAACGACGAG TTAGAGCATCAGATTCTTGAGTCCAGCCCAAACCATCCCAAGATTGCACAAAGCTCAGTTGGGTCTATGAACTCTGATCAAACTATAACTGATCAAGGCTTCAAACAACACAATTGGAGCCAGGAACAG GTTGCTATAAATAATGGAATGCTGAATCCTGTCTCCCAGGTTTCCATGGCTATCCGAGAAAACACAGAGCAGCTGACTGAAAAACTCAA ACTTTTGTTCCATAATAAATCAGATGTGTGGAGAGAGATTGAAGCAGAGGTTAATGCTGCTGATGATTGTCTTCCTCTGGAAAGTCCAAACAAG GAAATAATGTCAATCCTCCGAGAGCTCAAGGGAATTCAGAAGCGATTGGAAG TTATGAATGCAATCATTGAACCCAGTGGAAAATCAGACCTGATGAAGTCCTTAATGGCAGGAGGCCACTCCGCAACATGGGAGAGAAACATCAGATCTTCTCCAAAGGACTGGAGGCCTCCTTCCTCCCAGCAAGGTGGCGGACCCTCGGCTAGTTGTCGGCGGTTAGGAAGGGAGTCTGATGGGGATAGTGTTGTGGTATGA
- the cep170ba gene encoding centrosomal protein of 170 kDa protein B isoform X1, protein MSVTSWFLVSSSGTRHRLPREMIFVGREDCELMLQSRSVDKQHAVINYDPATDEHLVKDLGSLNGTFVNDLRIPDQTYITLKLSDVVRFGYDSHVYIMERSQHKVPEEALKHEKYTSQLQMGVKAQESGTSEQAEEKSSSTDLPHSKLDKGERKAPADPPLSKPTPLYGQPSWWGDVDEENTDQQSVPNDHGNSEENQKEDSRHDVSRSSCERQNGQDRSIYSYQRDVNYLEIPAMELQSKTKTAASDVQVIPTKDTNSRPPSTPPVVQSHASFTIEFDDCTPGKMKIKDHVTKFSFRQRKTPSKDSIGTPTEVMSAQSKVADWLVQSNSSMMKRASQTEDLYKTKSDHSMHKESLKDRLHHEDRTQSETENFASNTQEVSTSECSPPQPFTPPERGEPLISSTPCSQSQGKLDPQQAFVIELFDDNARKKRSHSFTNNMSPPESHVVLKGRIEKKGSPLPGEQSAPSTAHNPPTQQFSVPLKTSDGPQRSGSLRREKTDIHASTSNFSSRSGSLRMFGSIGRKSKLTQDFQAEFLGVSKPNSLATWEKHTSTSLPAPSTLCMVEKDPPTTSLPPIPSINRTRVSSPPLQEVSSKPLFSPTSPNGTDAKHPKEEDDSLSDAGTYTIEAEGPDKELEEAHNKIDQVFGVRDCPERSSQPSAATVYRPVEGDREGKDSLQLSESSPGPVLGQHPGCGDPAKGPAQESVALATVGPRWVSHWTGLADSYSDSSSLSGTLDIPTKIDQRAGGHIVQQSGLARNLDSAELDSSHSLRTRRILPQLPNRERLETSTLSIHIQSDSCPTYDGEERNIGGSCPKEGLQNLHVHDDLDPDSLSESDEGSIVNQGRQISDQRTNKSMLEIKTRTPSKQDHIFTSGEAKIVMDQDSTPRYSTATITRQYGSQKYGKSNSSPEKDSSQNVESSVPLIRQESFTKERSSDDINFMRLPHISTPLSSNDSNAFKAVCSQDTQSYLKETENVLATLEAKLKVQKNGSLPLTVEDSLSGESDVDTSSTVSQRSGRNAAASIPKKPVILNELLKKKKNSSQQAQEQTCFQSTGDASSQFSRTGSAEHYKGDSAKDFKLHRSSGKRGSQDFGSESRSSTTRQLPETVSDQESSSRPAQKKYTISLQKDKSSKSIKNTLVQALSRSHSLSAPKPTRTSMLRRGRLEEASDNDGTEANHPSQNSDAKPSSSKPHDSKKLSRLDILALPRKRTGSFTTPSDTESSTDKTGFSNRSMGSGFSVRKASVPDLKTSAQSAQSAQKGSGLTGKQPIIRGRSSSAKYLSSTMSSRRHQKGSDYTSTSEEEYESNHSTPKHKRSHHSGALHTSRTQNLGPVRALPRTRDSEEEGHEHDAFQNWTTHSAEIARLSQDLAKDLAILAREIHNVAGDEPQSSAAPDTTELVPATPVNDELEHQILESSPNHPKIAQSSVGSMNSDQTITDQGFKQHNWSQEQVAINNGMLNPVSQVSMAIRENTEQLTEKLKLLFHNKSDVWREIEAEVNAADDCLPLESPNKEIMSILRELKGIQKRLEVMNAIIEPSGKSDLMKSLMAGGHSATWERNIRSSPKDWRPPSSQQGGGPSASCRRLGRESDGDSVVV, encoded by the exons ACCTTTGTGAACGACCTGCGCATTCCTGACCAGACCTACATTACCCTGAAACTCTCTGATGTCGTTCGCTTTGGATACGAT TCTCACGTTTACATCATGGAGCGCAGTCAACACAAAGTTCCAGAAGAAGCCCTCAAG CATGAAAAGTACACCAGTCAGCTGCAGATGGGGGTGAAGGCTCAGGAGAGCGGGACAAGTGAGCAGGCAGAGGAGAAGAGTTCTTCCACAGACTTGCCTCACTCCAAGCTGGACAAGGGCGAGCGCAAGGCCCCTGCTG ATCCCCCTCTGTCAAAGCCTACTCCCCTGTATGGCCAGCCGTCATGGTGGGGTGATGTTGATGAGGAGAATACAGACCAGCAAAGTGTACCAAATGACCATGGCAATAGTGAAG AAAACCAGAAAGAAGACTCTAGACATGATGTCAGTAGGTCATCCTGTGAGCGTCAAAATGGCCAAGACAGGTCTATTTACTCATATCAACGGGATGTGAATTACCTTGAGATTCCTGCCATGGAGTTGCAGTCAAAGACAAAAACTGCAGCATCAGATGTCCAAGTGATCCCCACAAAGGACACAAACAGTAGACCTCCTTCTACACCCCCTGTAGTGCAGAGTCACGCATCTTTCACCATTGAGTTTGATGACTGCACTCCTGGAAAGATGAAGATCAAAGACCATGTTACGAAGTTTTCCTTCCGCCAACGCAAAACTCCCAGCAAGGACTCTATTGGAACACCAACAGAAGTGATGTCAGCACAGAGCAAAGTTGCTGATTGGCTGGTACAGAGCAATTCAAGTATGATGAAGAGAGCATCTCAGACAGAAGATCTTTACAAAACGAAGAGTGATCATTCCATGCACAAAGAGAGTCTAAAAG ATCGACTTCATCATGAGGACAGAACTCAGTCTGAGACTGAAAATTTTGCCTCAAATACTCAAGAGGTTTCCACTTCAGAGTGTTCACCTCCACAACCTTTCACTCCTCCAGAGAGAGGGGAACCTCTTATAAGCTCAACACCATGTTCTCAAAGTCAAGGCAAACTGGACCCTCAGCAAGCTTTTGTCATTGAATTGTTTGATGACAATGCACGAAAGAAGCGCTCTCATTCCTTTACCAATAACATGTCTCCACCAGAGTCCCATGTTGTTCTGAAAGGAAGAATCGAGAAGAAAGGATCACCACTTCCTGGCGAGCAGTCAGCACCATCAACTGCACATAACCCTCCCACTCAACAGTTTTCTGTTCCTCTGAAAACTTCTGATGGTCCCCAGAGAAGTGGCTCTCTAAGAAGGGAGAAGACTGACATTCATGCCAGTACCTCCAATTTTTCTTCTCGCTCAGGTTCTCTGAGAATGTTTGGCAGCATTGGCCGCAAGTCCAAACTGACCCAGGACTTTCAGGCGGAGTTCCTTGGAGTGTCAAAACCCAACTCGTTGGCCACTTGGGAGAAGCATACATCAACATCCTTACCAGCTCCCAGCACACTCTGCATGGTAGAAAAAGATCCTCCAACCACATCTCTGCCCCCAATTCCTTCCATAAATCGGACCCGTGTCTCATCACCACCCCTACAAGAAGTGTCTTCAAAACCTCTGTTCTCACCCACGTCCCCCAATGGCACAGATGCTAAACACCCAAAGGAAGAGGACGATAGCCTCAGTGATGCTGGCACCTACACTATAGAAGCAGAAGGCCCCGATAAGGAGCTGGAGGAAGCACATAACAAAATTGATCAg GTGTTTGGTGTACGTGATTGCCCTGAGCGGAGCAGTCAGCCCTCAGCAGCAACAGTGTATAGGCCTGTAGAAGGTGACAGGGAGGGCAAGGATAGCCTTCAACTTAGTGAGAGTAGTCCTGGTCCAGTACTGGGCCAGCATCCAGGTTGTGGTGACCCTGCCAAGGGACCAGCACAG GAGTCAGTGGCTTTGGCAACTGTGGGACCCAGGTGGGTTTCCCACTGGACTGGTTTGGCTGACAGCTATTCCGACTCCAGTTCACTGTCGGGAACCTTGGATATACCGACAAAGATAGATCAACGAG CAGGTGGACATATTGTGCAGCAGTCTGGCCTTGCTCGAAACCTTGACAGCGCAGAGCTGGATAGTAGCCATAGCTTAAGAACACGTCGGATTTTACCTCAGTTGCCCAATAGAGAAAGACTGGAAACTTCAACACTCAGCATTCACATCCAGTCAGACTCTTGCCCAACTTATGATGGTGAGGAGAGGAACATTGGAGGTTCATGTCCAAAAGAAGGCCTTCAGAACCTTCATGTCCATGATGATCTGGACCCAGATAGTCTGAGTGAGTCAGATGAAGGCTCTATTGTGAATCAAGGTAGACAAATTAGTGATCAAAGAACAAATAAATCCATGTTGGAGATTAAAACACGGACTCCTTCTAAACAAGACCATATATTTACTTCTGGTGAGGCCAAGATCGTAATGGACCAAGATTCCACTCCCAGGTATTCTACGGCTACTATAACTAGACAGTATGGAAGCCAGAAGTATGGCAAGTCCAATTCATCTCCAGAAAAGGATTCTTCTCAGAATGTGGAAAGCTCTGTGCCACTTATCAGGCAAGAGAGCTTTACCAAGGAAAGGTCCAGTGATGACATAAATTTTATGAGATTGCCCCATATTTCAACTCCATTGTCTAGCAATGATTCGAATGCATTCAAAGCTGTGTGCAGTCAAGATACACAATCTTACCTCAAAGAGACCGAGAATGTCCTTGCAACTTTGGAAGCCAAGCTTAAAGTGCAGAAGAATGGCAGTTTGCCACTCACTGTAGAGGACTCGCTTTCTGGGGAATCAGATGTGGACACTTCTAGTACAGTCAGCCAGCGTAGTGGTAGAAATGCTGCCGCATCCATCCCTAAGAAACCAGTAATCCTCAATGAactcttgaaaaagaaaaaaaactccaGCCAACAAGCTCAAGAACAAACCTGCTTCCAGTCAACTGGTGATGCTTCGTCTCAGTTCAGCAGGACCGGTTCAGCAGAACATTATAAAGGGGACTCTGCTAAGGACTTTAAGTTGCATCGTAGTTCAGGGAAACGTGGATCTCAGGACTTTGGTAGTGAGTCTCGGAGCTCCACCACACGCCAGTTGCCTGAAACTGTCTCAGACCAGGAGTCCAGCTCTCGACCTGCTCAAAAAAAGTATACAATTTCCCTTCAGAAAGACAAGTCAAGTAAAAGTATCAAAAATACACTGGTCCAAGCACTGTCCCGCTCTCACAGCCTCTCTGCACCAAAACCAACAAGGACCTCCATGCTCCGACGTGGCCGTCTAGAAGAGGCATCTGACAATGATGGTACGGAGGCTAACCATCCATCTCAGAACTCTGATGCCAAACCTTCTTCTAGCAAACCCCATGACAGTAAGAAACTTTCAAGACTGGATATCTTGGCTCTGCCAAGAAAGAGAACAGGCTCCTTTACCACACCCAGTGACACAGAGTCCTCAACAGACAAGACTGGTTTTTCCAACCGCAGCATGGGGTCTGGATTTTCAGTGCGGAAGGCATCAGTGCCTGATCTCAAGACCAGTGCCCAGAGTGCCCAGAGTGCACAGAAGGGTTCAGGGTTAACTGGCAAGCAACCAATCATCCGTGGCCGATCCAGTAGTGCAAAATACCTTAGTAGTACAATGA GCTCTAGGAGACATCAAAAAGGCTCTGACTACACCTCCACTTCTGAGGAGGAATACGAGTCTAACCATAGCACCCCTAAACATAAACGCTCCCACCATTCAGGAGCCTTGCATACCTCCAGAACCCAGAATCTGGGTCCAGTGCGGGCTCTGCCCAGAACCAGAGACTCTGAGGAGGAGGGACATGAGCATGATGCCTTTCAAAACTGGACAACTCACAGTGCAGAGATTGCCAG GCTGAGTCAGGACTTGGCCAAAGATTTAGCCATCCTGGCCAGAGAGATTCATAATGTTGCTGGAGATGAGCCTCAGAGTTCTGCTGCTCCTGATACCACGGAGCTAGTCCCTGCTACACCCGTCAACGACGAG TTAGAGCATCAGATTCTTGAGTCCAGCCCAAACCATCCCAAGATTGCACAAAGCTCAGTTGGGTCTATGAACTCTGATCAAACTATAACTGATCAAGGCTTCAAACAACACAATTGGAGCCAGGAACAG GTTGCTATAAATAATGGAATGCTGAATCCTGTCTCCCAGGTTTCCATGGCTATCCGAGAAAACACAGAGCAGCTGACTGAAAAACTCAA ACTTTTGTTCCATAATAAATCAGATGTGTGGAGAGAGATTGAAGCAGAGGTTAATGCTGCTGATGATTGTCTTCCTCTGGAAAGTCCAAACAAG GAAATAATGTCAATCCTCCGAGAGCTCAAGGGAATTCAGAAGCGATTGGAAG TTATGAATGCAATCATTGAACCCAGTGGAAAATCAGACCTGATGAAGTCCTTAATGGCAGGAGGCCACTCCGCAACATGGGAGAGAAACATCAGATCTTCTCCAAAGGACTGGAGGCCTCCTTCCTCCCAGCAAGGTGGCGGACCCTCGGCTAGTTGTCGGCGGTTAGGAAGGGAGTCTGATGGGGATAGTGTTGTGGTATGA